A single region of the Hyphomonas adhaerens MHS-3 genome encodes:
- a CDS encoding acyl-CoA carboxylase subunit beta: protein MSWEKSIEELRRRERLAEKMGGEEPVERQRGRGKLTVRERVAFLADPGSFHEIGKIAGKATYSADDELEAFLPSNSVTGRATINGESVAILADDFTVRGGASDASIRGKLIMMIKMAAEYRMPLVQMIDGTGGGGSVKSLEQDPRTYIPETPGWDEIVHGMSQVPFVSLALGPCAGMGAGRVAASHFSVMVKELSQVFVAGPPVAIALGENVTKEELGGWKIQAQNGTVDNVVDTEADAFITARRFLSYLPPSVHDLPERTSPADHPDRKEESLLSIVPTDGKTPYKPRKIIDATVDHGSFFEIGKEWGRGIVAGLARIDGYPVGILAGDPFFLDGAWTADVCDKVTRHMDLCSMFHLPVIHFVDCPGFAVGVKAETAGVTRAGVRAMTAVYQADVPVCSVVIRKAYGLAGSVMMNQSRTKWRYCWPSGDWGSLPMAGGIEAAFRKELAEAEDPDALKEQLYRKFEAIRSPFRTAESFLAEEIIDPRDTRPLLVDFIHHAWRTLEPGVRKVGYRP, encoded by the coding sequence ATGAGTTGGGAAAAGTCGATTGAAGAACTCCGCCGCCGTGAACGGCTGGCCGAGAAAATGGGCGGCGAAGAGCCCGTCGAACGCCAGCGCGGACGCGGCAAGCTGACCGTCCGCGAACGGGTCGCCTTCCTGGCAGATCCCGGCAGCTTCCACGAGATCGGCAAGATTGCCGGCAAGGCCACCTATTCTGCCGATGATGAACTGGAAGCGTTCCTGCCGTCCAATTCAGTTACCGGACGGGCCACCATCAATGGCGAATCCGTCGCGATCCTCGCCGATGATTTCACCGTGCGCGGCGGCGCCTCGGATGCCTCGATCCGGGGCAAGCTGATCATGATGATCAAGATGGCCGCCGAATACCGGATGCCGCTGGTCCAGATGATCGACGGCACCGGCGGCGGCGGGTCGGTGAAATCTCTGGAACAGGACCCGCGTACCTATATTCCCGAAACGCCCGGCTGGGACGAGATCGTCCACGGCATGTCGCAGGTGCCGTTTGTCTCGCTCGCGCTCGGCCCCTGCGCCGGCATGGGCGCGGGCCGGGTCGCGGCCAGCCATTTCTCGGTCATGGTCAAGGAACTCAGCCAGGTGTTCGTGGCCGGCCCGCCGGTGGCGATTGCGCTGGGCGAAAACGTCACCAAGGAAGAACTCGGCGGCTGGAAGATCCAGGCGCAGAACGGCACGGTGGACAATGTGGTCGACACCGAAGCCGACGCCTTCATCACGGCGCGGCGTTTCCTGTCCTACCTGCCCCCGTCCGTACACGACCTGCCTGAGCGCACCTCACCGGCAGACCATCCGGACCGGAAAGAAGAGAGCCTGCTCTCCATCGTGCCGACCGATGGCAAGACACCCTACAAGCCGCGCAAGATCATTGATGCCACGGTCGACCATGGCAGCTTCTTCGAGATCGGCAAGGAATGGGGCCGCGGTATCGTCGCGGGCCTCGCCCGGATCGACGGCTATCCGGTCGGCATCCTGGCAGGCGACCCCTTTTTCCTGGACGGGGCGTGGACGGCGGATGTCTGCGACAAGGTCACCCGCCACATGGATCTCTGCTCCATGTTCCACCTACCGGTCATCCACTTTGTCGATTGTCCCGGCTTTGCCGTGGGCGTGAAAGCCGAGACGGCAGGCGTCACCCGCGCAGGCGTGCGGGCAATGACCGCAGTCTACCAGGCCGACGTGCCGGTCTGTTCCGTCGTCATACGGAAGGCCTATGGCCTGGCCGGATCGGTGATGATGAACCAGTCAAGGACCAAGTGGCGCTATTGCTGGCCAAGCGGAGACTGGGGCAGCCTGCCCATGGCCGGCGGCATCGAGGCCGCCTTCCGCAAGGAGCTCGCCGAGGCCGAAGACCCCGACGCCCTGAAAGAACAATTGTACCGGAAATTCGAAGCGATCCGCTCGCCCTTCCGGACGGCGGAAAGCTTTCTGGCGGAAGAAATCATCGACCCGCGCGACACTCGGCCCCTGCTGGTGGATTTCATCCATCACGCCTGGCGGACCCTGGAACCCGGCGTGCGCAAGGTCGGATACCGGCCCTGA
- a CDS encoding SCP2 sterol-binding domain-containing protein: MDLAELTAKANDAVSAGGDFKKKVKFDFGDAGKLFIDGMNGVANNSDDAADATIKVDWEDFKKIASGGLDATMAFMQGKLKVEGDMSVAMQLQSLMKALS; the protein is encoded by the coding sequence ATGGATCTCGCAGAACTTACAGCCAAGGCCAATGACGCTGTTTCCGCAGGCGGCGACTTCAAGAAAAAAGTGAAATTTGACTTCGGCGACGCCGGCAAACTTTTCATCGACGGCATGAATGGCGTGGCCAACAACTCTGACGACGCTGCGGATGCGACGATCAAGGTTGATTGGGAAGACTTCAAGAAGATCGCCTCCGGCGGCCTCGACGCCACAATGGCGTTCATGCAGGGGAAACTGAAAGTTGAAGGCGACATGTCGGTTGCCATGCAGCTTCAGAGCCTGATGAAGGCGCTCTCCTAA
- a CDS encoding alpha/beta fold hydrolase — MDTPLPPDTEFVLVPGNPPPKGAEIVWFKGTGGRNLRACIAPALAPDKPRGTVIVCPGRTEFIEKYFEVGRELQTMGFAVVILDWPGQGLSDRLLDDSKKGHIDRFETFMGALANGLEALDDRLPRPYVSLAHSMGGAIALAAIADGLVKVDAAAFSAPMWGIKSKFLGMRYLVWAMRATGRSGDYAVQPGPPETFETNIVTHDKKHWQLQRDLVDARPDLELGPVTWGWLGASLDILAGFTKAKTLSTVTIPVFVASAAEEQLVDNATHTSICKRLPDCEHVTIEGAMHEILMETDDKRAEFWEGFQRLLKRADI; from the coding sequence ATGGACACGCCTCTGCCGCCGGATACCGAATTCGTCCTCGTCCCCGGCAATCCGCCGCCGAAGGGGGCCGAGATCGTCTGGTTCAAGGGCACGGGCGGCCGGAATCTTCGGGCCTGCATCGCTCCGGCGCTGGCACCGGACAAGCCGCGCGGCACGGTGATTGTCTGTCCCGGGCGGACGGAATTCATCGAGAAATATTTCGAGGTCGGGCGCGAGCTGCAGACCATGGGCTTTGCCGTCGTCATTCTCGACTGGCCGGGGCAGGGCCTGTCGGACCGTCTGCTGGACGATTCGAAAAAAGGCCATATCGACCGGTTCGAGACGTTCATGGGCGCGCTGGCCAATGGGCTGGAAGCCCTCGATGACCGCCTGCCGCGGCCTTACGTGTCGCTGGCCCATTCCATGGGCGGGGCGATTGCGCTGGCCGCGATTGCCGATGGCCTGGTCAAAGTGGACGCAGCCGCCTTCAGCGCGCCGATGTGGGGGATCAAGTCGAAATTCCTCGGCATGCGCTATCTCGTCTGGGCGATGCGCGCGACGGGCCGGTCCGGCGATTATGCGGTCCAGCCCGGCCCGCCGGAGACGTTCGAGACGAATATCGTCACCCACGACAAGAAACACTGGCAGCTGCAGCGCGACCTGGTCGATGCCCGGCCGGACCTCGAACTCGGCCCGGTGACCTGGGGCTGGCTCGGCGCGTCGCTGGATATCCTGGCCGGCTTTACCAAGGCAAAGACGCTGAGCACGGTGACCATTCCGGTGTTCGTCGCATCGGCCGCCGAGGAACAGCTGGTCGACAATGCGACCCATACCTCGATCTGCAAACGGTTGCCGGATTGCGAGCACGTCACCATCGAGGGCGCGATGCACGAGATCCTGATGGAGACCGACGACAAGCGCGCGGAGTTCTGGGAGGGCTTCCAACGCCTTCTGAAACGTGCGGATATATAA
- a CDS encoding AMP-binding protein, with the protein MAIITLSRIVAYWAAQQPDRPAIDHEGVQISWAELDRRTNRLARAYEKLGVKQDDFVTIALPNGIEFFAACLATWKAGATPQPISARLPKHERDQIVELGKPSLVVGVPAGEYGDTPSVPENYEPDATLPDTELPERMAASIKAMTSGGSTGRPKLIVSKIPAAWDPELPYLEIPVQGAMLIPGPLYHNGPFMWAMIALFKGCTVAITTRFDAEKTLETIERLKIDVVYTVPTMMRRIWALPEEVRSKYDLSSLKALWHLAAPCPAWLKECFIEWLGGDVIWELYAGTEGQGTTIIQGTEWLEHRGSVGKPVEACEMIVVDETGKELPPGEVGEIFMRPLDGAGTTYRYIGAEAKSIEGGWESLGDMGYLDEDGYLYLTDRLSDMILSGGANIYPAEVEAAIDAYPGVHSSAVIGLPDEDMGARLHAVICRPEGAVDEADMAAHLSTMLVRYKIPKSFEYVSEAVRDDAGKVRRKTLREERIAAMAQNA; encoded by the coding sequence GTGGCGATCATCACGCTTTCACGCATTGTGGCTTACTGGGCGGCGCAACAGCCGGACCGGCCGGCCATTGACCATGAGGGGGTCCAGATCAGCTGGGCCGAGCTCGACCGGCGCACAAACCGCCTGGCGCGGGCCTATGAAAAGCTGGGTGTGAAACAGGACGATTTCGTCACCATCGCGCTGCCGAACGGGATCGAATTCTTCGCGGCCTGCCTTGCCACCTGGAAGGCGGGCGCCACACCGCAGCCGATCTCCGCGCGCCTGCCCAAGCATGAGCGCGACCAGATCGTGGAGCTTGGCAAGCCGTCCCTCGTTGTCGGTGTTCCGGCCGGCGAATATGGCGACACGCCGTCGGTGCCGGAGAATTACGAGCCGGACGCGACCCTTCCGGATACGGAATTGCCCGAGCGCATGGCCGCCTCGATCAAGGCGATGACCAGCGGCGGTTCCACCGGCCGGCCGAAACTGATTGTCTCCAAGATCCCGGCCGCCTGGGACCCGGAGCTGCCCTATCTCGAAATCCCGGTACAGGGGGCGATGCTGATCCCCGGCCCGCTCTATCACAATGGCCCGTTCATGTGGGCGATGATCGCCCTGTTCAAGGGCTGCACCGTCGCCATCACGACACGCTTCGACGCAGAGAAGACGCTGGAAACCATCGAGCGGCTGAAGATCGACGTCGTCTACACCGTGCCGACCATGATGCGCCGCATCTGGGCCCTGCCGGAAGAGGTGCGGAGCAAGTATGACCTGTCCAGCCTGAAAGCGCTGTGGCACCTGGCGGCGCCATGCCCGGCCTGGCTGAAGGAATGTTTCATCGAATGGCTCGGCGGCGATGTCATTTGGGAACTGTATGCCGGCACGGAAGGGCAGGGCACGACAATCATTCAGGGCACGGAATGGCTGGAGCATCGCGGCTCTGTCGGCAAACCGGTCGAAGCGTGCGAAATGATCGTCGTCGACGAGACCGGCAAGGAATTGCCGCCCGGGGAAGTCGGCGAGATCTTCATGCGCCCGCTCGACGGGGCGGGCACGACCTATCGCTATATCGGCGCTGAAGCCAAATCGATCGAAGGCGGTTGGGAAAGCCTCGGCGACATGGGCTATCTGGATGAAGACGGCTATCTCTATCTGACAGACCGCCTGTCGGACATGATCCTGTCGGGCGGGGCGAACATCTATCCGGCCGAAGTGGAAGCTGCGATCGACGCCTATCCGGGCGTGCACTCTTCCGCCGTGATCGGCCTGCCGGACGAGGATATGGGCGCGCGCCTGCATGCCGTGATCTGCCGTCCCGAAGGCGCGGTGGACGAGGCCGACATGGCGGCCCACCTCTCCACCATGCTGGTGCGCTACAAGATCCCGAAGAGCTTCGAATATGTCAGCGAAGCGGTCCGCGACGATGCGGGCAAGGTGCGCCGCAAGACCCTGCGGGAAGAGCGAATCGCGGCGATGGCGCAAAACGCCTGA
- a CDS encoding zinc-dependent alcohol dehydrogenase family protein, with amino-acid sequence MKVAAVKKPGGPGNLVIEDRPDPVAGPGEVLVRVRASSLNYHDFVVVMGGIPTPDGRIPMSDGACEVVAVGEGVTKWKVGDKVLSLFFPGWQSGQIEAAGFNSVPGDGADGFGAELVTAPETAFTRIPEGWSFEEAATLPCAALTAWRGIVAEGKIKPGDWVLTQGTGGVSIFALQLAKAAGCRVISTSSSPEKLEKLKALGADHVINYKETPEWGAEAFKLAGGRGVDEVVEIGGPGTMAQSIAACRPGGHISLIGVLTGVSGEVPTAALFSRNITLSGITVGSRRMQEDMIDALEANGIKPVIDSTFPLDKIADAFAHQASQKHFGKIVLTV; translated from the coding sequence ATGAAAGTTGCTGCTGTTAAGAAGCCTGGCGGGCCCGGCAATCTCGTCATCGAAGACCGTCCAGATCCCGTTGCAGGCCCGGGCGAAGTATTGGTGCGTGTGCGCGCCTCCAGCCTCAACTATCACGACTTCGTCGTCGTCATGGGCGGCATTCCGACCCCCGACGGGCGTATCCCCATGTCGGACGGCGCCTGTGAAGTGGTCGCTGTTGGCGAGGGCGTCACCAAGTGGAAAGTGGGCGACAAGGTATTGTCCCTGTTCTTCCCCGGCTGGCAGTCCGGCCAGATCGAGGCGGCAGGGTTCAATTCCGTCCCCGGAGACGGGGCAGACGGCTTTGGCGCCGAACTGGTGACCGCGCCCGAAACCGCCTTCACCCGCATCCCGGAAGGCTGGAGCTTTGAAGAAGCCGCGACCCTTCCGTGTGCGGCGCTCACCGCCTGGCGCGGGATCGTGGCCGAAGGCAAGATCAAGCCGGGCGACTGGGTGCTGACCCAGGGCACGGGCGGCGTGTCGATCTTTGCGCTGCAACTGGCCAAGGCGGCCGGCTGCCGGGTGATCTCCACGTCTTCCTCGCCGGAAAAGCTGGAGAAACTGAAAGCCCTCGGCGCCGATCATGTGATCAATTACAAGGAAACGCCGGAATGGGGCGCCGAAGCCTTCAAGCTGGCCGGCGGGCGCGGCGTGGATGAAGTCGTCGAGATCGGCGGGCCGGGCACCATGGCCCAGTCCATCGCGGCCTGCCGCCCGGGCGGGCATATCTCGCTGATCGGCGTGCTCACCGGCGTGTCAGGCGAAGTGCCGACGGCGGCGCTGTTCTCGCGCAACATCACCCTGTCCGGCATCACGGTCGGCTCGCGCCGCATGCAGGAAGATATGATCGACGCCCTCGAAGCGAACGGCATCAAGCCGGTGATCGATTCCACATTCCCGCTGGACAAGATTGCCGACGCTTTCGCCCACCAGGCCAGCCAGAAGCATTTCGGCAAGATCGTCCTGACGGTCTGA
- the phbB gene encoding acetoacetyl-CoA reductase: MSKTVLVTGGTRGIGHAISAAMAKAGYKVAANYAGNDEAAKATADELGIHVYKFDVADYDAVGAGIAAIEKDLGPIDIVVNNAGVTRDAPFHKMTKDQWQQVIDIDLTSAFNVTRQVWDGMRERSWGRVINISSINGQKGQFGQANYSAAKAGLIGFTKALAQEGAKKGITVNTVCPGYIDTEMVRAVPEKVLESIISTIPVGRLGKPEEIASMCAYLASDDGAFITGATMTVNGAQYIAG, translated from the coding sequence ATGTCCAAAACGGTTCTGGTCACAGGCGGTACACGCGGTATCGGTCACGCCATCAGTGCAGCCATGGCAAAAGCCGGCTACAAGGTGGCGGCAAACTATGCCGGTAACGATGAAGCCGCCAAGGCAACGGCCGACGAACTCGGCATCCATGTCTACAAGTTCGACGTCGCCGATTATGACGCCGTCGGCGCTGGCATCGCCGCCATCGAGAAAGATCTCGGCCCCATCGACATCGTCGTCAACAATGCCGGCGTGACGCGCGATGCGCCGTTCCACAAGATGACCAAAGACCAATGGCAGCAGGTGATCGACATCGATCTCACCTCCGCCTTCAACGTCACCCGCCAGGTGTGGGACGGCATGCGCGAGCGCAGCTGGGGCCGCGTCATCAACATCTCGTCCATCAACGGCCAGAAGGGCCAGTTCGGCCAGGCGAACTATTCCGCCGCCAAGGCCGGCCTGATCGGTTTCACCAAGGCGCTGGCCCAGGAAGGCGCCAAGAAGGGCATCACCGTGAACACGGTCTGCCCTGGCTACATCGACACCGAAATGGTGCGCGCTGTGCCTGAGAAAGTGCTCGAAAGCATCATCTCGACCATCCCGGTCGGCCGTCTCGGCAAGCCGGAAGAGATCGCCTCCATGTGCGCCTATCTCGCCAGCGACGACGGCGCTTTCATCACCGGCGCAACGATGACGGTGAACGGCGCGCAGTATATCGCCGGCTAA
- the phaR gene encoding polyhydroxyalkanoate synthesis repressor PhaR, whose protein sequence is MKMVKGTGSTGPIIIKKYANRRLYDTSTSSYVTLDHLSELVREGRDFEVRDAKTGEDLTRQVLTQIIFEQETKGEGALPLNFLRQLIGFYGGGAQTFLPAFLDMSMNSFAEAQKEWQKAANPMTMFEKQARRNMVMFEQAMKMFMPTLYNSTKPQKPGSSSSPAGSMMEMQAEALANMQAQMSAIQDQLAELYRKD, encoded by the coding sequence ATGAAAATGGTCAAAGGGACGGGCTCTACGGGGCCAATCATCATCAAGAAATACGCAAACCGGCGCCTCTACGACACGTCGACATCGTCTTATGTGACGCTGGATCACCTGTCGGAACTGGTCCGCGAGGGTCGGGATTTCGAGGTCCGGGATGCCAAGACGGGGGAGGATCTGACGCGTCAGGTTCTGACCCAGATCATCTTCGAGCAGGAAACCAAGGGCGAGGGCGCCTTGCCGCTGAACTTCCTGCGCCAGCTGATCGGCTTCTATGGCGGCGGCGCGCAGACCTTTCTGCCGGCTTTCCTCGACATGTCGATGAATTCCTTCGCCGAAGCGCAGAAGGAATGGCAGAAAGCGGCCAACCCGATGACCATGTTCGAGAAACAGGCCCGCCGGAACATGGTGATGTTCGAGCAGGCCATGAAGATGTTCATGCCGACGCTCTACAATTCGACCAAGCCGCAGAAGCCGGGGTCATCCTCGTCTCCCGCCGGCTCCATGATGGAAATGCAGGCCGAGGCGCTGGCCAACATGCAGGCCCAGATGTCCGCCATTCAGGACCAGCTGGCAGAGCTTTACCGCAAGGACTGA
- a CDS encoding glycosyltransferase family 2 protein: MDQALEFSVVVPVHNESGNVATLISEIAKALDGRAYEMVFVDDASTDDTRARLVELKADYPMLRVIGHRKNAGQSRAIRSGILAAKAPVIGTLDGDGQNDPADLPDLYRQLTRQDAPEKLNMVMGRRAKRKDTAWKRFGSRFANNIRKRMLKDDCDDSGCGIKVMKRAAYIQLPYFDHMHRYMPALMRAEGLDVEYRDVNHRERGTGKSNYTNFGRLNDALSDLRGVTWLIRRRRHPGGADEI, from the coding sequence TTGGACCAGGCTCTTGAGTTTTCCGTCGTCGTTCCGGTGCACAATGAATCCGGAAATGTGGCAACCCTGATCAGCGAGATCGCCAAGGCCCTCGACGGGCGCGCCTATGAAATGGTGTTTGTCGACGACGCCTCGACCGACGATACCCGCGCCCGGCTGGTGGAGCTGAAGGCGGATTATCCGATGCTTCGCGTCATCGGCCACCGGAAGAATGCCGGCCAGAGCCGCGCGATCCGGTCTGGCATCCTTGCCGCCAAGGCCCCCGTCATCGGCACGCTGGACGGTGACGGCCAGAACGATCCGGCCGACCTGCCAGACCTCTACCGCCAGCTGACCCGGCAGGATGCGCCGGAGAAGCTGAACATGGTGATGGGCCGCCGGGCCAAGCGCAAGGATACCGCCTGGAAGCGGTTCGGCTCCCGCTTCGCCAACAATATCCGCAAGCGCATGCTGAAGGATGATTGCGACGACAGCGGCTGCGGCATCAAGGTGATGAAACGCGCCGCCTATATCCAGCTGCCCTATTTCGATCACATGCACCGCTACATGCCCGCCCTGATGCGGGCCGAGGGGCTCGATGTGGAATACCGCGATGTGAACCACCGCGAGCGCGGGACGGGCAAGTCGAACTACACGAATTTCGGCCGCCTGAACGATGCCCTCTCTGACCTGCGCGGCGTCACCTGGCTGATCCGCCGCCGGCGCCATCCGGGCGGCGCGGACGAGATCTGA
- a CDS encoding ArnT family glycosyltransferase translates to MTLLDRLSTGWKAWVALFLITFSAAAPGVFLLPALDRDESRFAQASKQMLEDHDYIRIQYQDELRNKKPAGIHWLQAASTAVFTGPEAKQIWTYRFPSWIGASLAAVACFWCGIPLVGRRAAFLGAALFGSTLLLTSEAHISKTDAVLVCLTTFGIGALGRLYLREGPPKKAALLFWLAMGLGFLIKGPVTPMVAAYAGVGAWVWGRAENGKGGDWWRPLIWWPGPLLFVALVLPWFTWVQIATSGEFLQGAVGKDLKDKFTGASEGHGGWPFFHLTHLPVWFFPAILLIVPGLVAGWKDVRQATVPRAGRPGLMIGGALLALSLLLALVLPASAANGIKVAYPAVLLLVFGFLSTRDEWWRRAPVSPEASAEVKGLRLLLSWTLLTWAFFELMPTLLSHYILPAYPGMALLCGYAAVRLIEGRSMPVSRWLSLALFGLGAALLLGVSYPGAAHYFMAEAAGDFKTASGPEILSTWQAYYQYPVWLWWAAFALCGAAAIEFSRARMVMSIILAVAGAFVIGWHIRIFMLPSQVWVQPTETARLALEDVCGIPGEACAMTPPERILALGYAEPSYILTMGTQNTHPPETPLDLPTDERAYPVVYLVNYEDRKAEPPVAEEVEHLRDQAQGMGLCITESEPYYALNYSNGDPVHFVAMRFDRDCGR, encoded by the coding sequence ATGACATTGCTCGACCGCCTTTCGACCGGCTGGAAAGCCTGGGTCGCTCTCTTCCTCATTACGTTCAGCGCCGCTGCGCCCGGCGTTTTCCTGTTGCCCGCGCTGGACCGCGATGAAAGCCGGTTCGCCCAGGCCTCCAAGCAGATGCTGGAGGACCATGACTATATCCGCATCCAGTATCAGGATGAGCTGCGCAACAAGAAGCCCGCCGGGATCCACTGGCTGCAGGCAGCCTCGACGGCGGTCTTCACCGGGCCGGAAGCGAAGCAGATCTGGACCTATCGTTTCCCGAGCTGGATCGGCGCGAGCCTCGCGGCGGTGGCCTGTTTCTGGTGCGGCATCCCGCTGGTCGGGCGGCGGGCGGCCTTTCTCGGCGCGGCGCTGTTCGGCTCAACCCTGCTGCTGACCTCCGAGGCGCATATTTCCAAGACCGATGCGGTGCTGGTCTGCCTGACAACATTTGGCATTGGCGCGCTGGGACGGCTCTACCTCCGCGAGGGGCCGCCGAAGAAGGCGGCTCTCCTGTTCTGGCTCGCCATGGGACTGGGCTTCCTGATCAAGGGACCGGTCACGCCGATGGTTGCGGCCTATGCCGGGGTCGGCGCCTGGGTCTGGGGCCGGGCTGAAAACGGGAAGGGGGGCGACTGGTGGCGCCCGCTCATCTGGTGGCCGGGGCCGCTTCTGTTCGTGGCGCTGGTGCTGCCCTGGTTTACCTGGGTGCAGATCGCGACCAGCGGAGAATTCCTGCAGGGCGCCGTCGGCAAGGACCTGAAAGACAAATTCACCGGCGCCTCCGAAGGCCATGGCGGCTGGCCGTTCTTTCACCTCACCCATCTGCCAGTGTGGTTCTTCCCCGCGATCCTGCTGATCGTGCCCGGACTCGTTGCCGGCTGGAAAGATGTGCGGCAGGCGACTGTGCCGCGGGCCGGGCGGCCGGGGCTGATGATTGGCGGCGCGCTGCTCGCGCTGAGCCTGCTGCTGGCGCTGGTCCTGCCGGCATCCGCGGCCAATGGGATCAAGGTGGCCTACCCGGCGGTGCTGCTGCTTGTGTTCGGTTTCCTCTCGACACGGGATGAATGGTGGCGCCGGGCGCCGGTTTCGCCGGAAGCGTCGGCAGAGGTGAAGGGCCTGCGCCTGCTTTTGTCCTGGACGCTGCTGACCTGGGCTTTCTTCGAGCTGATGCCGACCCTGCTGAGCCACTATATCCTGCCCGCCTATCCGGGGATGGCGCTGCTCTGCGGCTATGCGGCCGTGCGGCTGATCGAAGGGCGGAGCATGCCGGTCTCGCGCTGGCTGTCGCTCGCGCTGTTCGGGCTTGGGGCTGCCTTGTTGCTGGGCGTCTCCTATCCGGGCGCGGCGCATTACTTCATGGCCGAGGCGGCAGGAGACTTTAAGACGGCGTCCGGACCCGAAATCCTGTCGACCTGGCAAGCCTATTACCAATACCCGGTCTGGCTGTGGTGGGCGGCGTTTGCGCTGTGCGGCGCAGCGGCGATCGAGTTCAGCCGTGCCCGGATGGTCATGTCCATCATTCTGGCTGTGGCGGGCGCCTTCGTGATCGGCTGGCATATCCGCATCTTCATGTTGCCCAGCCAGGTCTGGGTGCAGCCGACGGAAACCGCGCGGCTTGCGCTGGAAGATGTGTGCGGCATTCCGGGAGAGGCGTGTGCGATGACGCCGCCTGAGCGCATTCTCGCGCTTGGCTATGCCGAGCCGTCCTACATCCTGACCATGGGGACGCAGAACACCCACCCGCCGGAAACACCGCTGGACCTGCCGACGGACGAGCGCGCCTATCCGGTTGTCTACCTCGTGAACTATGAGGACCGGAAGGCCGAGCCGCCGGTGGCGGAGGAAGTGGAACACCTGCGCGATCAGGCGCAGGGTATGGGCCTCTGCATCACGGAGTCAGAGCCATATTATGCGCTGAACTATTCCAATGGCGATCCGGTCCATTTCGTTGCCATGCGCTTCGACAGGGATTGCGGACGCTAG